One stretch of Centroberyx gerrardi isolate f3 chromosome 13, fCenGer3.hap1.cur.20231027, whole genome shotgun sequence DNA includes these proteins:
- the LOC139918542 gene encoding E3 ubiquitin/ISG15 ligase TRIM25-like, whose protein sequence is MAQQGIKLDQNNFCCSICPSLLKDPVTIPCGHSYCMSCIKGYWDQKKIYSCPQCRQTFTPRPVLVKTTVLANVMAEMKKTGLQAAPPDHYYAGPGDVACDVCTGKKRKALKSCLMCPASYCEQHLQPHYDAPPLKKHKLVKPSAKLQENICSHHNEVMKIFCRTDQQCICYLCSMDEHKGHDTVSAAAERTERQKELGVSRQKIQQRIQDREKSMKVLQQEVKTINLSADKSVEHSEKIFTELVRLIEKRSSDVKEQIRSRQKAEASRAEELQEKLKQEIAELRRKDAELEQLSHTEDHTHFLQSYSLLSRLSESTDLPSTNIRPLQYFRDVTVALSKVRDAVQGILGEKGPKISSTVTEVDVLPPHSEPKTRAEFLQYSRQITLDPNTTNTHLSLSEGNRKATLMGEPQLYSSHPDRFTECCQVLSREGLTGRCYWEVEWSGKHVSVAVSYKDVSRTGKTDECQFGCNVKSWALDCNKNGYQFKHNKIITPIPGPPSSRVGVYLDHRAGILSFYSVSETMTLLHRVQTTFTQPLLYPGFKFQGRLGATAKLCKLKLAGVIHQ, encoded by the coding sequence ATGGCGCAGCAAGGAATTAAGCTGGACCAAAACAATTTTTGCTGTTCGATCTGTCCGTCTCTGCTGAAGGATCCGGTGACTATTCCCTGTGGGCACAgctactgcatgagctgtattaaAGGATACTGGGATCAGAAGAAAATCTACAGCTGCCCCCAGTGCAGACAGACCTTCACACCAAGGCCTGTTCTGGTGAAAACTACTGTGTTAGCAAATGTAATGGCGGAAATGAAGAAGACAGGACTCcaagctgctcctcctgatcATTATTATGCCGGACCTGGAGATGTGGCCTGTGATGTCTGTACTGGGAAAAAGCGGAAAGCCCTCAAGTCCTGTCTGATGTGTCCAGCCTCTTACTGtgagcagcacctccagcctcactaTGATGCACCTCCATTAAAGAAACACAAGCTGGTCAAACCCTCTGCAAAACTTCAGGAGAACATCTGCTCTCATCATAACGAGGTGATGAAGATTTTCTGCCGTACTGATCAGCAGTGTATCTGTTATCTCTGCTCCATGGATGAACATAAAGGCCACGACACAgtttcagctgcagcagaaaggactgagaggcagaaagagctcGGGGTGAGTCGGCAAAAAATCCAGCAGAGAatccaggacagagagaaaagcatgAAGGTGCTTCAACAGGAGGTGAAGACTATCAATCTCTCTGCTGATAAATCAGTGGAGCACAGTGAGAAGATCTTCACTGAGCTGGTCCGTCTCATTGAGAAAAGAAGCTCTGATGTGAAGGAGCAGATCAGATCCCGGCAGAAAGCGGAAGCGAGTCGGGCCGAAGAACttcaggagaagctgaagcaggagatcgctgagctgaggaggaaagacgctgagctggagcagctctcacacacagaggatcacaCCCATTTTCTACAGAGTTACTCCTTGCTGTCACGTCTCAGTGAATCTACAGACTTACCCAGCACCAATATCCGTCCTCTGCAGTACTTCAGGGATGTGACTGTGGCTCTGTCAAAGGTGAGAGATGCAGTACAGGGCATTCTTGGTGAGAAAGGGCCTAAGATCTCCTCGacagtgactgaagtggatgTTTTACCACCACATTCAGAGCCCAAGACCAGAGCTGAATTCTTACAATATTCACGTCAAATCACACTGGATCCaaatacaacaaacacacatctgtcaTTATCTGAGGGGAACAGAAAAGCAACATTAATGGGAGAACCACAGTTATATTCTAGTCACCCAGACAGATTCACTGAATGTTGTCAGGTCCTGAgtagagagggtctgactggacgttgttactgggaggtggagtggagcgGGAAACATGTTTCAGTAGCAGTCTCATATAAAGATGTTAGCAGAACAGGGAAGACTGATGAATGCCAATTTGGATGCAATGTCAAGTCTTGGGCATTAGATTGTAACAAAAATGGTTATCAattcaaacacaacaaaatcaTAACTCCCATCCCAGGCCCTCCGTCCTCCAGAGTAGGAGTGTACCTGGATCACAGAGCAGgtattctgtccttctacagcgtctctgaaaccatgactctcctccacagagtccagaccACATTCACTCAGCCCCTCCTCTATCCTGGATTTAAGTTCCAAGGTCGTTTAGGAGCCACTGCTAAATTGTGTAAGCTCAAGTTGGCAGGAGTCATTCACCAGTAA
- the LOC139920283 gene encoding tripartite motif-containing protein 16-like isoform X2: MAQQGIQLDQDNFCCSICLDLLKDPVTIPCGHSYCMSCIKGYWDEEDQKKIYSCPQCRKTFTPRPDLVKSTMLANLVEILKKTGPQAAPPDHCYAGPGDVACDVCTGRKLKALKSCLVCLASYCEQHLQPHYDAAPLKKHKLVDPSAKLQENICSRHNEVMKIFCRTDQQCICCFCSMDEHKGHDTVSAAAEWTERQKELGVSRQKIQQRIQDREKDVKVLQQEVKAINLSADKAVEDSEKIFTELVRLIEKRSSDVKQQIRSQQKAEASRAEELQEKLKQEIAELRRKEAELEQLSHTEDHIHFLQTYSSLSRLSESTDSPSTNIRPLRYFEDVTAAVSETRDKLQDILTEEWTKISLTVTDVLLSQPREPKTRAEFLQYSCEITLDPNTANAYLSLSEGNRKATRVGGQLYSSHPDRFTEWFQVLSREGLTGRCYWEVEWRGGKVSVAVSYKDISRTGKTDECRFGGNDKSWALHCYKDRYELKHNNIKTPIPGPRSSRVGVYLDHRAGILSFYSVSETMTLLHRVQTTFTQPLYPGFCVYGSLQVVRTGSREPI, from the exons ATGGCGCAGCAAGGAATTCAGCTGGACCAAGACAATTTTTGCTGTTCGATCtgtctggatctactgaaggatccggtgactattccctgtgggcacagctactgcatgagctgtattaaAGGATACTGGGATGAAGAGGATCAGAAGAAAATCTACAGCTGCCCCCAGTGTAGAAAGACTTTCACACCAAGGCCTGATCTGGTAAAAAGTACCATGTTAGCAAATTTAGTGGAGATACTGAAGAAGACAGGACCCcaagctgctcctcctgatcATTGCTATGCCGGACCTGGAGATGTGGCCTGTGATGTCTGCACTGGGAGAAAGCTGAAAGCCCTCAAGTCCtgtctggtgtgtctggcctcttactgtgagcagcacctccagcctcactaTGATGCAGCTCCATTAAAGAAACACAAGCTGGTCGACCCCTCTGCAAAACTTCAGGAGAACATCTGCTCTCGTCATAACGAGGTGATGAAGATTTTCTGCCGTACTGATCAGCAGTGTATCTGTTGTTTCTGCTCCATGGATGAACATAAAGGCCACGACAcagtctcagctgcagcagaatggactgagaggcagaaagagctcGGGGTGAGTCGGCAAAAAATCCAACAGAGGatccaggacagagagaaagacgtgaAGGTGCTTCAACAGGAGGTGAAGGCTATCAATCTCTCTGCTGATAAAGCAGTGGAGGACAGCGAGAAGATCTTCACTGAGCTGGTCCGTCTCATTGAGAAAAGAAGCTCTGATGTGAAGCAGCAGATCAGATCCCAGCAGAAAGCGGAAGCGAGTCGGGCCGAAGAACttcaggagaagctgaagcaggagattgctgagctgaggaggaaagaagctgagctggagcagctctcacacacagaggatcacaTCCATTTTCTACAGACTTACTCCTCGCTGTCACGTCTCAGTGAATCTACAGACTCACCCAGCACCAATATCCGTCCTCTGCGCTACTTTGAGgatgtgactgcagctgtgtcagAGACCAGAGATAAACTACAGGACATTCTTACAGAGGAATGGACTAAGATCTCACTGACAGTGACTGATGTTTTACTGTCACAACCAAGAGAGCCCAAGACCAGAGCTGAATTCTTACAATATTCATGTGAAATCACACTggatccaaacacagcaaacgCATATCTGTCATTATCTGAGGGGAACAGAAAAGCAACACGTGTGGGAGGACAGTTATATTCTAGTCACCCAGACAGATTCACTGAATGGTTTCAGGTCCTGAgtagagagggtctgactggacgttgttactgggaagtggagtggagggggggtaAAGTCTCAGTAGCAGTCTCATATAAGGATATTAGCAGAACAGGGAAGACTGATGAATGCCGATTTGGAGGCAATGACAAGTCTTGGGCATTACATTGTTACAAAGATAGATATGAattaaaacacaacaatatCAAAACTCCCATCCCAGGCCCTCGGTCCTCCAGAGTAGGAGTGTACCTGGATCACAGAGCAGgtattctgtccttctacagcgtctctgaaaccatgactctcctccacagagtccagaccACATTCACTCAGCCTCTCTATCCTGGATTCTG TGTCTATGGCAGTTTGCAGGTGGTTAGGACAGGATCGCGGGAACCCATCTGA
- the LOC139920680 gene encoding tripartite motif-containing protein 16-like, producing the protein MKSTVLAELLEELKKTAAPPDRCHPGPGDVACDVCTGRKRKALQSCLVCLTSYCKHHLQPHYNVASLKKHKLVKPSAKLQENICSRHDEVMKIFCRTDQQCICYLCSMDEHKGHDTVSAAAERTERQKELGVSRQKIQQRIQDREKDVKVLQQEVKAINLSADKAVDSEKIFTELVQFIEKRSSDVKEQMRSRQKGIVSRAKDLQEKLKQEIAELRRKDAELEQLSHTEDHIHFLQRYTSLSRLSESTDLPSTNISPLRYFEDVTAAVSETRDKLQGILTEERPKTSLTVTQVDVLLPQPEPKTRAEFLQYSHQITLDRNTADTRLSLSDASVIVESPYLESSPKSSELESESESESESPNLESELSPKSSVLESESESESESPNLESESSPKSSAFQSEYESESPNAESELSPTSSVFESESEFDSESPNLESELSPKSSVLESDSESESPKLESELSSKSSAFESESESPNLESELSPESSVLQSESESEYE; encoded by the coding sequence ATGAAAAGTACTGTGTTAGCAGAGttactggaggaactgaagaagacagctgctcctcctgatcGCTGCCACCCTGGACCTGGAGATGTGGCCTGTGATGTCTGTACTGGGAGAAAGCGGAAAGCCCTTCAGTCCTGTCTGGTGTGTCTGACCTCTTACTGTAAGCACCACCTCCAGCCTCACTACAATGTAGCATCATTAAAGAAGCACAAGCTGGTCAAACCCTCTGCAAAACTTCAGGAGAACATCTGCTCTCGTCATGACGAGGTGATGAAGATTTTCTGCCGTACTGATCAGCAGTGTATCTGTTATCTCTGCTCCATGGATGAACATAAAGGCCACGACAcagtctcagctgcagcagaaaggactgagaggcagaaagagctcGGGGTGAGTCGGCAAAAAATCCAGCAGAGAatccaggacagagagaaagatgtgaaGGTGCTTCAACAGGAGGTGAAGGCTATCAATCTCTCTGCTGATAAAGCAGTGGACAGCGAGAAGATCTTCACTGAGCTGGTCCAATTCATTGAGAAAAGAAGCTCGGATGTGAAGGAGCAGATGAGATCCCGGCAGAAAGGGATAGTGAGTCGGGCCAAAGATCTTCAAgagaagctgaagcaggagattgctgagctgaggaggaaagacgctgagctggagcagctctcacacacagaggatcacaTCCACTTTCTACAGAGGTACACTTCCCTCTCACGTCTCAGTGAATCTACAGACTTACCCAGCACCAATATCAGTCCTCTGCGGTACTTTGAGgatgtgactgcagctgtgtcagAGACCAGAGATAAACTACAGGGCATTCTTACAGAGGAAAGGCCTAAGACTTCATTGACAGTGACTCAAGTGGATGTTTTACTGCCACAACCAGAGCCCAAGACCAGAGCTGAATTCTTACAATATTCACATCAAATCACGCTGGATCgcaacacagcagacacacgGCTGTCATTATCTGATGCCAGTGTTATTGTCGAGTCACCATATCttgagtcaagtcccaagtcctcAGAACTCGAGTCTGAGTCCGAGTCTGAGTCCGAGTCACCAAACCTTGAGTCCGAGTTGAGTCCCAAGTCATCAGTACTCGAGTCTGAGTCAGAGTCTGAGTCCGAGTCACCAAACCTTGAGtccgagtcgagtcccaagtcttcAGCATTCCAGTCTGAGTATGAGTCTGAGTCACCAAACGCTGAGTCAGAGTTGAGTCCCACTTCATCAGTATTTGAGTCCGAGTCAGAGTTTGACTCCGAGTCACCAAACCTGGAGTCCGAGTTGAGTCCCAAGTCCTCAGTACTTGAGTCTGATTCTGAGTCCGAGTCACCGAAGCTCGAGTCCGAGTTGAGTTCTAAGTCCTCAGCATTTGAGTCTGAGTCCGAGTCACCAAACCTCGAGTCCGAGTTGAGTCCCGAGTCCTCCGTGCTTCAGTCTGAATCAGAGTCTGAGTATGAGTAA
- the LOC139920684 gene encoding E3 ubiquitin/ISG15 ligase TRIM25-like, with amino-acid sequence MSLRSEMARQGIQLDEAKFCCSICLDLLKDPVTIPCGHSYCMSCIKGHWDKEDRKKIHSCPQCRQTFTPRPLLMKNTMLAELVEDLKKTGLQAAPPDRCHAGPGDVACDVCTGRKLKALKSCLMCPASYCEQHLQHHYDAPPLKKHKLVKPSAKLQENICSRHDEVMKIFCRTDQQCICYLCSMDEHKGHDTVSAAAEWTERQKELGVSQQKIQQRIQDREKDVKVLQQEVKAINLAANKAVKDSEKIFTELVRLIEKRSSDVKQQIRSQQKAEASRAEELQEKLKQEIAELRRKDAELEQLSHTEDHTHFLQRYTSLSHLSESTDLPSSNIHRLRYFEDVTAAVSETRDKLQGILTEEWTKISRTVTQVDVLLPHPEPKTRAEFLQYSRQIKLDPNTAHTRLSLSEGNRKATLMGAAQLYSSHPDRFTEWCQVLSREGLTGRCYWEVAHRGQVSIAVSYKDISRTGNTVECKFGCNVKSWTLDCFNSYQFIHNNIKTPIPGPRSSRVGVYLDHRAGILSFYSVSETMTLLHRVQTTFTQPLYPGLWLPNSNGDTAKLCQLK; translated from the coding sequence ATGTCATTGAGAAGTGAAATGGCGCGGCAAGGAATTCAGCTAGATGAGGCAAAATTCTGTTGTTCGATCtgtctggatctactgaaggatccggtgactattccctgtgggcacagctactgcatgagctgtattaaAGGCCACTGGGATAAGGAGGATCGGAAGAAAATCCACAGCTGCCCCCAGTGCAGACAGACCTTCACACCAAGGCCTCTTCTGATGAAAAATACCATGTTAGCAGAGTTGGTGGAGGACCTGAAGAAGACAGGACTCcaagctgctcctcctgatcGCTGCCATGCTGGACCTGGAGATGTGGCCTGTGATGTCTGCACTGGGAGAAAGCTGAAAGCCCTCAAGTCCTGTCTGATGTGTCCAGCCTCTTACTGTGAGCAGCACCTCCAGCATCACTATGATGCACCTCCTTTAAAGAAGCACAAGCTGGTCAAACCCTCTGCAAAACTTCAGGAGAACATCTGCTCTCGTCATGACGAGGTGATGAAGATTTTCTGCCGTACTGATCAGCAGTGTATCTGTTATCTCTGCTCCATGGATGAACATAAAGGCCACGACAcagtctcagctgcagcagaatggactgagaggcagaaagagctcGGGGTGAGTCAGCAAAAAATCCAGCAGAGGatccaggacagagagaaagacgtgaAGGTGCTTCAACAGGAGGTGAAGGCTATCAATCTCGCTGCTAATAAAGCAGTGAAGGACAGTGAGAAGATCTTCACTGAGCTGGTCCGTCTCATTGAGAAAAGAAGCTCTGATGTGAAGCAGCAGATCAGATCCCAGCAGAAAGCGGAAGCGAGTCGGGCCGAAGAACttcaggagaagctgaagcaggagattgctgagctgaggaggaaagacgctgagctggagcagctctcacacacagaggatcacaCCCATTTTCTACAGAGGTACACTTCCCTCTCACATCTCAGTGAATCTACAGACTTACCCAGCTCCAATATCCATCGTCTGCGGTACTTTGAGgatgtgactgcagctgtgtcagAGACCAGAGATAAACTACAGGGCATTCTTACAGAGGAATGGACTAAGATCTCACGGACAGTGACTCAAGTGGATGTTTTACTGCCACATCCAGAGCCCAAGACCAGAGCTGAATTCTTACAATATTCACGTCAAATCAAACTggatccaaacacagcacacacacgtcTGTCATTATCTGAGGGGAACAGAAAAGCAACATTAATGGGAGCAGCACAGTTATATTCTAGTCACCCGGACAGATTCACTGAATGGTGTCAGGTCCTGAgtagagagggtctgactggacgttgttactgggaggtggCGCACAGAGGACAAGTGTCAATAGCAGTCTCATATAAGGATATTAGCAGAACAGGGAACACTGTTGAATGCAAATTTGGATGCAATGTCAAGTCTTGGACATTAGATTGTTTCAATAGTTATCAATTCATACATAACAATATCAAAACTCCCATCCCAGGCCCTCGGTCCTCCAGAGTAGGAGTGTACCTGGATCACAGAGCAGgtattctgtccttctacagcgtctctgaaaccatgactctcctccacagagtccagaccACATTCACTCAGCCTCTCTATCCTGGACTTTGGCTTCCAAACTCTAATGGAGACACTGCTAAGTTGTGTCAGCTCAAGTAG
- the LOC139920682 gene encoding tripartite motif-containing protein 16-like → MAQQGIQLDGAKFCCSICLDLLKDPVTISCGHSYCMSCIKGHWDEEDRKKIYSCPQCRQTFTPRPSLVKSTMLAELVEELKKTGLQAAPPDHCYAGPGDVACDVCTGRKLKALKSCLVCLASYCEQHLQPHYESSTFEKHKLVEATVKLQENICSHHDEVMKIFCRTDQQCICCFCSMDEHKGHDTVSAAAERTERQKEIGVSRQKIQQRIQNREKDVKVLQQEVEAINLSADKAVKDSENIFTELVRYIEKISSDVKEQIRSQQKSKVCQAREFWEKLKQEIIELRRKDAELEQLPHTEDHTHFLQRYTSISRLSESTDSPSTNIRPLRYFEDVTAAVSEARDKLQDILTEEWTKISGTVTEVDVLLPQPREPKTRAEFLQYSRQITLDPNTANTHLSLSEGNRKATLMGAEHLYSSHPDRFTERWQVLSREGLTGRCYWEVEWKAFEVVIAVSYKDICRTGSFNECAFGCNDKSWAIDCSSSYEFKHNNIKIPIPVPQSSRVGVYLDHRAGILSFYSVSETMTLLHRVQTTFTQPLYAGFWLQGFRGDTAELCMLK, encoded by the coding sequence ATGGCGCAGCAAGGAATTCAGCTGGACGGAGCAAAATTCTGCTGTTCGATCtgtctggatctactgaaggaTCCGGTGACTATTTCCTGTGGGCACAgctactgcatgagctgtattaaAGGCCACTGGGATGAAGAGGATCGGAAGAAAATCTACAGCTGTCCCCAGTGCAGACAGACCTTCACACCAAGGCCTTCTCTAGTGAAAAGTACCATGTTAGCAGAGTTGGTGGAGGAACTGAAGAAGACAGGACTCcaagctgctcctcctgatcATTGCTATGCCGGACCTGGAGATGTGGCCTGTGATGTCTGCACTGGGAGAAAGCTGAAAGCCCTCAAGTCCtgtctggtgtgtctggcctcttactgtgagcagcacctccagcctcactaTGAATCTTCtacctttgaaaaacacaagctGGTCGAAGCCACCGTGAAGCTTCAGGAGAACATCTGCTCTCATCATGATGAGGTGATGAAGATTTTCTGCCGTACTGATCAGCAGTGTATCTGTTGTTTCTGCTCCATGGATGAACATAAAGGCCACGACAcagtctcagctgcagcagaaaggactgagaggcagaaagagatcGGGGTGAGTCGGCAAAAAATCCAGCAGAGAAtccagaacagagagaaagacgtgaAGGTGCTTCAACAGGAGGTGGAGGCTATCAATCTCTCTGCTGATAAAGCAGTGAAAGACAGTGAAAATATATTCACTGAGCTTGTCCGTTACATTGAGAAAATAAGCTCTGATGTTAAAGAGCAGATCAGATCCCAACAGAAAAGTAAAGTTTGTCAGGCAAGAGAATTTTGGGAGAAACTGAAGCAGGAGATTATtgagctgaggaggaaagacgctgagctggagcagctcccacacacagaggatcacaCCCATTTTCTACAGAGGTACACTTCCATCTCACGTCTCAGTGAATCTACAGACTCACCCAGCACCAACATCCGTCCTCTGCGCTACTTTGAGgatgtgactgcagctgtgtcagaggccagAGATAAACTACAGGACATTCTTACAGAGGAATGGACTAAGATCTCAGGGacagtgactgaagtggatgTTTTACTGCCACAACCAAGAGAGCCCAAGACCAGAGCTGAATTCTTGCAATATTCACGTCAAATCACACTggatccaaacacagcaaacacacatctgTCATTATCGGAGGGGAACAGAAAAGCAACATTAATGGGAGCAGAACATTTATATTCTAGTCACCCGGACAGATTCACTGAAAGGTGGCAGGTCCTGAgtagagagggtctgactggacgttgttactgggaggtggagtggaaGGCGTTTGAAGTTGTAATAGCAGTCTCATATAAGGATATTTGCAGAACAGGGTCCTTTAATGAATGCGCATTTGGATGCAATGACAAGTCTTGGGCAATAGATTGTTCCAGTAGTTATGAATTCAAACACAACAATATCAAAATTCCCATCCCAGTCCCTCAGTCCTCCAGAGTAGGAGTGTACCTGGATCACAGAGCAGgtattctgtccttctacagcgtctctgaaaccatgactctcctccacagagtccagaccACATTCACTCAGCCTCTCTATGCTGGATTTTGGCTTCAAGGTTTTAGGGGAGACACTGCTGAGTTGTGTATGCTCAAGTAG
- the LOC139920283 gene encoding tripartite motif-containing protein 16-like isoform X1, translating to MAQQGIQLDQDNFCCSICLDLLKDPVTIPCGHSYCMSCIKGYWDEEDQKKIYSCPQCRKTFTPRPDLVKSTMLANLVEILKKTGPQAAPPDHCYAGPGDVACDVCTGRKLKALKSCLVCLASYCEQHLQPHYDAAPLKKHKLVDPSAKLQENICSRHNEVMKIFCRTDQQCICCFCSMDEHKGHDTVSAAAEWTERQKELGVSRQKIQQRIQDREKDVKVLQQEVKAINLSADKAVEDSEKIFTELVRLIEKRSSDVKQQIRSQQKAEASRAEELQEKLKQEIAELRRKEAELEQLSHTEDHIHFLQTYSSLSRLSESTDSPSTNIRPLRYFEDVTAAVSETRDKLQDILTEEWTKISLTVTDVLLSQPREPKTRAEFLQYSCEITLDPNTANAYLSLSEGNRKATRVGGQLYSSHPDRFTEWFQVLSREGLTGRCYWEVEWRGGKVSVAVSYKDISRTGKTDECRFGGNDKSWALHCYKDRYELKHNNIKTPIPGPRSSRVGVYLDHRAGILSFYSVSETMTLLHRVQTTFTQPLYPGFWLPNSNGDTAELCKLK from the coding sequence ATGGCGCAGCAAGGAATTCAGCTGGACCAAGACAATTTTTGCTGTTCGATCtgtctggatctactgaaggatccggtgactattccctgtgggcacagctactgcatgagctgtattaaAGGATACTGGGATGAAGAGGATCAGAAGAAAATCTACAGCTGCCCCCAGTGTAGAAAGACTTTCACACCAAGGCCTGATCTGGTAAAAAGTACCATGTTAGCAAATTTAGTGGAGATACTGAAGAAGACAGGACCCcaagctgctcctcctgatcATTGCTATGCCGGACCTGGAGATGTGGCCTGTGATGTCTGCACTGGGAGAAAGCTGAAAGCCCTCAAGTCCtgtctggtgtgtctggcctcttactgtgagcagcacctccagcctcactaTGATGCAGCTCCATTAAAGAAACACAAGCTGGTCGACCCCTCTGCAAAACTTCAGGAGAACATCTGCTCTCGTCATAACGAGGTGATGAAGATTTTCTGCCGTACTGATCAGCAGTGTATCTGTTGTTTCTGCTCCATGGATGAACATAAAGGCCACGACAcagtctcagctgcagcagaatggactgagaggcagaaagagctcGGGGTGAGTCGGCAAAAAATCCAACAGAGGatccaggacagagagaaagacgtgaAGGTGCTTCAACAGGAGGTGAAGGCTATCAATCTCTCTGCTGATAAAGCAGTGGAGGACAGCGAGAAGATCTTCACTGAGCTGGTCCGTCTCATTGAGAAAAGAAGCTCTGATGTGAAGCAGCAGATCAGATCCCAGCAGAAAGCGGAAGCGAGTCGGGCCGAAGAACttcaggagaagctgaagcaggagattgctgagctgaggaggaaagaagctgagctggagcagctctcacacacagaggatcacaTCCATTTTCTACAGACTTACTCCTCGCTGTCACGTCTCAGTGAATCTACAGACTCACCCAGCACCAATATCCGTCCTCTGCGCTACTTTGAGgatgtgactgcagctgtgtcagAGACCAGAGATAAACTACAGGACATTCTTACAGAGGAATGGACTAAGATCTCACTGACAGTGACTGATGTTTTACTGTCACAACCAAGAGAGCCCAAGACCAGAGCTGAATTCTTACAATATTCATGTGAAATCACACTggatccaaacacagcaaacgCATATCTGTCATTATCTGAGGGGAACAGAAAAGCAACACGTGTGGGAGGACAGTTATATTCTAGTCACCCAGACAGATTCACTGAATGGTTTCAGGTCCTGAgtagagagggtctgactggacgttgttactgggaagtggagtggagggggggtaAAGTCTCAGTAGCAGTCTCATATAAGGATATTAGCAGAACAGGGAAGACTGATGAATGCCGATTTGGAGGCAATGACAAGTCTTGGGCATTACATTGTTACAAAGATAGATATGAattaaaacacaacaatatCAAAACTCCCATCCCAGGCCCTCGGTCCTCCAGAGTAGGAGTGTACCTGGATCACAGAGCAGgtattctgtccttctacagcgtctctgaaaccatgactctcctccacagagtccagaccACATTCACTCAGCCTCTCTATCCTGGATTCTGGCTTCCAAACTCTAATGGAGACACTGCTGAGTTGTGTAAGCTCAAGTAG